One Kitasatospora sp. MAP12-44 DNA segment encodes these proteins:
- a CDS encoding EAL domain-containing protein, with translation MSPSDPPRGLTFDQRLPGVLLAFLWLAYALGAASGWGSREVALFMGDFGLAGAALAAALSCLVHGCTVPGPARPAWLLFGLSSCTVALGNGTWGWYEVVLRTDLPPDSLAVYAFLPFAPLAIVGLLVLAQRPRGAAGWFCLLLDGWLVAGSLFTLSWSLALGRTAEGQTGDPLSLALNLAYPVLDILMVSLVVGLRFRGRDCNRAAVHTAMLGLAVTVACDALFTSVHSTYRSGGILDAGWFAGSLLLASAPWSTRRQRRHPSREHPSAGGAPRRRVASTFSALTPYAAASVCTAGILYNALGGHPMDRVVIVVACTVGLALIVRQGIMLLDNLSLAQELSQKESHFRSLVQGSSDVIMIAGANGVLSYVSPAALGVYSRDPEELVGGRLLDLVHPEDTDRVVGEVRRFLARSSRPARHLTHHPARSGEPSARVECRIRSGSGEWLHVESTVNRYRDGLILNSRDVTERVRLQAQLQHNAFHDPLTDLPNRALFAQRLRAALGADGPREHSREHPPEEAGPPAVLFLDLDGFKAVNDSAGHQVGDELLVQAARRLQGVVRAGDTVARFGGDEFAALVCGPRGRAQVQELAERLRRALSEPYWIGGAELGVAASIGIAFGPAADGPAEQAESPEQLADELMRNADLAMYRAKSQGKGRVVLYSPAMRADLDRRKELDDRLRVAVREGSFALLHQPVVDLRSGAVTGVEALARWRSAQGLLLTPVEFLRSSDHGDTANRFARWLLQQTVSEAALRAAAGAALGGRLGSGAVPVSVRLSAERLCAPGVYETIAGALRDTGLPPGQLIVELATAGPDGMADELGRRLAALRRLGVGAAVAGFGTGNGSLGALARLPFDALKLDRSLVQELPVSPRSRALAGHALRLGRDLGLVTVAEGVDQPRQVTMLQELGCRQGQGLAFAQPLDEYRLRRALARRLYPLPRPIGAVSARRAYLAAADTRSGVRPEAGSGCPPHHHGGPRTPDHRAAAGPSGGQGTGPTVGPHGETVIPPA, from the coding sequence ATGAGCCCGTCCGACCCCCCGCGCGGGCTCACGTTCGACCAGCGCCTGCCCGGCGTGCTGCTGGCGTTCCTCTGGCTGGCCTACGCGCTGGGCGCCGCCAGCGGCTGGGGTTCGCGCGAAGTGGCACTGTTCATGGGCGATTTCGGCCTGGCGGGGGCCGCGCTGGCGGCCGCGCTCTCCTGTCTGGTGCACGGCTGCACGGTGCCGGGGCCGGCCCGCCCGGCCTGGCTGCTCTTCGGGCTCTCCTCCTGCACGGTCGCCCTGGGCAACGGCACCTGGGGCTGGTACGAGGTGGTGCTGCGCACCGACCTGCCCCCCGACTCGCTGGCCGTCTACGCCTTCCTGCCGTTCGCCCCGCTGGCCATCGTCGGCCTGCTGGTGCTCGCCCAGCGCCCGCGCGGCGCGGCCGGCTGGTTCTGCCTGCTGCTGGACGGCTGGCTGGTGGCCGGCTCGCTCTTCACGCTGAGCTGGAGCCTGGCGCTCGGCCGCACCGCCGAGGGCCAGACCGGCGATCCGCTGAGCCTGGCGCTCAACCTGGCCTATCCGGTGCTGGACATCCTGATGGTCTCGCTGGTGGTCGGCCTGCGGTTCCGCGGCCGGGACTGCAACCGGGCCGCCGTGCACACCGCGATGCTCGGGCTGGCCGTGACGGTGGCCTGCGACGCGCTCTTCACCTCCGTGCACAGCACCTACCGCTCCGGCGGGATCCTGGACGCCGGCTGGTTCGCCGGCAGCCTGCTGCTCGCCTCGGCGCCCTGGTCGACCCGCCGGCAGCGGCGCCACCCCAGCCGCGAGCACCCCTCGGCGGGCGGTGCGCCGCGCCGCCGGGTCGCCTCCACCTTCAGCGCGCTGACCCCGTACGCCGCCGCCTCGGTCTGCACCGCGGGCATCCTCTACAACGCCCTCGGAGGGCACCCGATGGACCGGGTGGTGATCGTGGTGGCCTGCACCGTGGGCCTGGCGCTGATCGTCCGCCAGGGCATCATGCTGCTGGACAACCTGTCGCTGGCCCAGGAGTTGTCGCAGAAGGAGTCGCACTTCCGCTCGCTGGTGCAGGGTTCCAGCGACGTGATCATGATCGCCGGGGCCAACGGCGTGCTCTCGTACGTCAGTCCGGCCGCCCTCGGGGTCTACAGCCGGGATCCGGAGGAGCTGGTGGGCGGGCGGCTGCTCGACCTGGTGCACCCGGAGGACACCGACCGGGTGGTCGGCGAGGTCCGCCGGTTCCTGGCCCGCAGCAGCCGCCCGGCCCGCCACCTCACCCACCACCCGGCCCGCAGCGGCGAGCCGAGCGCCCGGGTGGAGTGCCGGATCCGCTCCGGCAGCGGCGAGTGGCTGCACGTCGAGTCCACCGTCAACCGGTACCGCGACGGGCTGATCCTCAACAGCCGCGACGTCACCGAACGGGTGCGCCTGCAGGCCCAGTTGCAGCACAACGCGTTCCACGACCCGCTCACCGACCTGCCCAACCGGGCGCTGTTCGCGCAGCGGCTGCGCGCCGCGCTGGGCGCCGACGGCCCGCGCGAGCACTCGCGTGAGCACCCGCCGGAGGAGGCCGGGCCGCCGGCCGTGCTCTTCCTGGATCTGGACGGCTTCAAGGCGGTCAACGACAGCGCCGGCCACCAGGTCGGCGACGAGCTGCTGGTGCAGGCCGCCCGGCGGCTGCAGGGCGTGGTCCGCGCGGGGGACACCGTGGCGCGCTTCGGCGGCGACGAGTTCGCCGCGCTGGTCTGCGGCCCGCGCGGCCGCGCGCAGGTCCAGGAGCTGGCCGAGCGGCTGCGCCGCGCGCTCTCCGAGCCGTACTGGATCGGCGGCGCCGAGCTCGGGGTGGCCGCCAGCATCGGCATCGCCTTCGGCCCGGCGGCGGACGGCCCGGCCGAGCAGGCCGAGTCGCCCGAGCAGCTGGCGGACGAGCTGATGCGCAACGCCGACCTGGCGATGTACCGGGCCAAGTCGCAGGGCAAGGGCCGGGTGGTGCTCTACAGCCCGGCGATGCGGGCCGACCTGGACCGCCGCAAGGAGCTGGACGACCGGCTGCGGGTCGCCGTTCGCGAGGGCAGCTTCGCGCTGCTGCACCAGCCGGTGGTGGACCTGCGCAGCGGCGCCGTCACCGGGGTCGAGGCGCTGGCCCGCTGGCGCTCGGCGCAGGGGCTGCTGCTGACCCCGGTGGAGTTCCTGCGCAGCTCCGACCACGGCGACACCGCCAACCGCTTCGCCCGCTGGCTGCTCCAGCAGACGGTGTCCGAGGCGGCTCTGCGGGCCGCTGCCGGGGCCGCGCTGGGCGGCCGCCTGGGGTCGGGCGCTGTCCCGGTCTCGGTGCGGCTCTCCGCCGAGCGGCTCTGCGCGCCCGGCGTCTACGAGACCATCGCCGGCGCGCTGCGGGACACCGGCCTGCCGCCCGGGCAGCTGATCGTCGAGCTGGCCACTGCTGGCCCGGACGGCATGGCGGACGAGCTGGGCCGCCGGCTGGCCGCGCTGCGCCGGCTCGGTGTGGGCGCCGCGGTGGCGGGCTTCGGCACCGGCAACGGCTCGCTCGGTGCGCTGGCCCGGCTGCCCTTCGACGCGCTCAAACTGGACCGCTCGCTGGTCCAGGAGCTGCCCGTCTCGCCGCGCAGCCGGGCACTGGCCGGGCACGCGCTGCGGCTGGGCCGGGACCTCGGCCTGGTCACGGTGGCCGAGGGGGTGGACCAGCCGCGCCAGGTGACGATGCTTCAGGAGCTCGGCTGCCGGCAGGGGCAGGGGCTGGCCTTCGCCCAGCCGCTGGACGAGTACCGGCTGCGCCGCGCACTGGCCCGCCGGCTCTACCCGCTGCCCCGGCCGATCGGCGCGGTCTCCGCCCGGCGGGCCTACCTCGCCGCCGCGGACACCCGTTCGGGTGTACGTCCGGAGGCCGGCTCTGGCTGCCCGCCGCACCACCACGGCGGTCCCAGGACACCGGACCACCGGGCCGCGGCGGGCCCGTCCGGCGGCCAGGGGACCGGTCCCACCGTGGGTCCGCATGGCGAGACGGTGATCCCGCCCGCTTGA